The Acinetobacter wuhouensis genome includes the window CACAGCCAACCAAAGTCTTTTTTCTTGTAGAAATTACGCCAAATAATTTGAATTCAAAGTTTCACCCAAAATATAGACAGAAAGTTATCCACACCTTCACTCGATCATATCTCCTACTGGGCTGATTTCTGTAATATCTTCGCATTGCAAACGGGTATTGCCTTGTGGCGTTTGAGTTAAGCGATCTGACGTTTTCCATTGCGTTGAAAATTGTTGTTTTAACGCTTTACTCACCTGTGATGGTTTTCCTTTAAAAACAATATAATAAGCATCACTTTGTTCTATCGCATAGCCTTTTGTCCATACTGAAATTTTAATCACAGGCAATGTAAATTGATTAAAATTCACTGAAAAATCAGTCTGTTGACCATATTTTGTGGGATATGTTTTAACAGCGTTTATCCCACGATAATTCGCATCATTCAATATGAATCGTTGCCCTTTAAGTACAGGTTTATTTTCACTTTTTTGAGCACTGTAATAGTTCAACAAAAAATCCTGCATTGGATTTGGAGATTCACAATTGATCGCATCCAGTGTTAATAATGTCTGAACTTGGATACTTTCTTCTGCAAAAATACTCTGTATGCAGAATGCATTGATACAAATCAGGATTGTGGATATCTTTTTATTCATTCTGGCTCTTCGTTTTTTATTTTCATGATTTAAATTCAAATTTTTTGAATTCAAATTAATCTCTATTGCATTTCCTAGAATCTAAGTTATTTAAATAGGCTGTGGATAAATAAATTTTCCACAAAAAATTGCCCTGCTCTATTTTTAAATTCAAATCAAATTTTTATAGTTTAAATTTAAAAATATCTCTCAATTCAACCGATTTTGAAGGTGAATTATGCACTTAATTTGATTATTTTAATTGTGCTTTTCGGTGAAATACAGCGCTTTTCGATCAAAGGAAAAGTGCAGGACAGGCATCATACAGAACTAAAAATAATAAAAAAGCGGTCATTTGAATGACCGCTTTTTTAACGCGCAATTTTTCGCTTAGATGCTCATATCTTCGCTTAACGCCAACGGATTCGGTAGAATCTTCGCCAATTGACGGCATAAAGCCGTCAATTCAGCGCTGTCATTCGGCATTAACGTAATATGACCGATCTTACGACCTTCACGTTCAGTTTTATTGTAAAGGTGCATGTGCGCGCCTTTTAACGCCAAAACATCTTCAGATTTTGGATATTGACCAATGATATTCACCATCACGGTTGGGCGAACTACTTCAGTTGAACCGAGCGGTAAACCAGCCACAGCACGAATATGATTTTCAAACTGTGAGCAGATCGCACCTTCAATCGACCAATGCCCTGAGTTATGCACACGTGGCGCCATCTCATTGGCATATAAGCCTTTTTCTGTTACGAATAACTCAAGTGTCAGTACACCGACATAGTTTAAATGGTTCAATAAACGTGTGATGTAATCCTGTGCCACAGGCTGTAAATCTGTGCTGTTTGGCGCAGGTACAATCGAGTGCGACAAGATACCATTGTGATGATGATTTTCAGCCAAAGGCCAAGTTTTCACATCACCATCAATACCACGTACGGCAATGATTGACACTTCACGTGAGAAAGTCACAAAACTTTCCGCTATCAATTCACCCGCAGGGCCCAGTTCAGCCCAAGCCTGATCAATTTGATCTGCTGTACGCAATACAAACTGACCTTTGCCATCATAACCACCACGTGAGGTTTTCAGGACAATTGGTAAATCGAGCTGTTCAACCGCTGCTTTTAATTCATCGAGTGAAGTCACCGCTTTATACGGCGCAACAGGGATCGCAAGCTCATCAAACAGTGCTTTTTCAGACAAACGATGTTGTGCGATCGCCAAAGCCTGACGTGGCGGATGTAAATCTTTTTGTTTGGTCAAAACATCGACATCGATTAACGGTGTATTTTCAAACTCAAGGCTGAATACATCTGCGCTGGCAATAAAATCTTGCAAGCCATTTTCTGCTTTGGTTGAAAATACTTGACCTAATGCAGCAGATGGACAATCTTGGCTGGCTTCAAAAAAGGTGCATTGAATATTTAGGGGCAGGGCAGCTTGTGCCATCATTCGACCCAATTGACCACCACCAAAAATACCGATGGTTTTATTCATAATCTGTGTCCTGTTTTTCGCTTGGCTT containing:
- a CDS encoding 5-(carboxyamino)imidazole ribonucleotide synthase, which encodes MNKTIGIFGGGQLGRMMAQAALPLNIQCTFFEASQDCPSAALGQVFSTKAENGLQDFIASADVFSLEFENTPLIDVDVLTKQKDLHPPRQALAIAQHRLSEKALFDELAIPVAPYKAVTSLDELKAAVEQLDLPIVLKTSRGGYDGKGQFVLRTADQIDQAWAELGPAGELIAESFVTFSREVSIIAVRGIDGDVKTWPLAENHHHNGILSHSIVPAPNSTDLQPVAQDYITRLLNHLNYVGVLTLELFVTEKGLYANEMAPRVHNSGHWSIEGAICSQFENHIRAVAGLPLGSTEVVRPTVMVNIIGQYPKSEDVLALKGAHMHLYNKTEREGRKIGHITLMPNDSAELTALCRQLAKILPNPLALSEDMSI